In Colletotrichum destructivum chromosome 8, complete sequence, the following proteins share a genomic window:
- a CDS encoding Putative aspartic peptidase A1 family, aspartic peptidase, active, with protein sequence MRFTNSAAVAAVIPFAARLVDAAPSKMEIATLGGAAFRIEQVPNPDFYYGSRRGPIALARAYSKFGQQIPDDLLSLIDQILDDLGLLKGGKGVHKGGKGKGKGKGKGGKGGKGGKGGKGGKGGQDVGAGGSKGNGTAAAPGGGGGSEGNGTKTPPSGEVAAIPAEFDSQYLCPVQIGTPPQTLNLNFDTGSSDLWVFSSETPITQVAGQAIYNISASSSAKNLQGASWSISYGDGSSSRGNVYMDTVTIGGVTVENQAVESANQVSASFSRNKNQSGLVGLAFGNINTVQPAKQKTFFENAMNNLAMPLFTANLKKSAAGNYNFGFLDPTEFTGEINFVPANTTAGFWQFTAQGFAVGSNGSAPTSAPHEAIADTGTTLMLLPDAIVSAYYQRIASAKFDSTNGGFVFNCGDQIPSFTVDLGTYKAVVPGEFMKFAPVDGETIETSTTCFGGIQSAAALPFAIYGDVFLKSQYVVFHGGNSQLGFANKPL encoded by the exons ATGCGGTTCACCAACTCAGCTGCGGTCGCAGCAGTTATTCCCTTCGCGGCCCGTCTGGTGGATGCGGCGCCATCAAAAATGGAAATCGCTACCCTGGGCGGTGCGGCCTTTCGAATCGAGCAGGTTCCCAACCCTGATTTCTACTACGGGTCGCGACGAGGGCCCATCGCTTTGGCCAGAGCCTACTCTAAGTTCGGACAGCAGATCCCGGACGATCTTCTCTCCCTTATCGACCAGattctcgacgacctcgggctTTTGAAGGGGGGTAAAGGTGTACACAAGGGAGGTaaagggaaaggaaaagggaaggGCAAAGGAGGCAAAGGAGGCAAAGGAGGCAAAGGAGGCAAAGGAGGCAAAGGGGGTCAAGATGTGGGAGCTGGAGGCTCGAAAGGCAACGGTACGGCCGCGGCACCCGggggaggtggaggaagTGAGGGAAATGGCACGAAGACCCCTCCCAGTG GGGAGGTCGCGGCGATCCCAGCCGAGTTCGACAGCCAGTATCTCTGTCCCGTGCAGATCGGCACCCCGCCTCAGACGCTGAACCTCAACTTCGACACCGGGTCGTCGGACCTTTGGGTTTTCAGCAGCGAGACGCCCATAACCCAGGTGGCCGGGCAAGCCATATACAACATCAGCGCCAGCTCGAGCGCCAAGAACTTGCAGGGGGCGTCGTGGTCCATTTCCTACGGGGACGGTAGCTCGTCGCGAGGCAACGTCTACATGGACACCGTCACCATTGGAGGCGTGACCGTCGAGAATCAGGCCGTTGAGTCGGCGAACCAGGTAtcggcgtccttctcgaggaACAAGAACCAGTCTGGGCTGGTCGGCCTTGCCTTTGGCAACATCAACACCGTGCAGCCTGcgaagcagaagaccttcTTCGAGAACGCCATGAACAACCTCGCGATGCCTCTTTTCACGGCAAACCTCAAAAAGTCGGCAG CCGGTAACTACAACTTTGGCTTCCTGGATCCCACCGAGTTCACAGGTGAAATCAATTTTGTCCCTGCCAACACGACAGCCGGTTTCTGGCAATTCACCGCGCagggcttcgccgtcggctccAACGGCAGcgcgccgacgtcggcgccgcaCGAGGCCATTGCCGACACAGGCACGACGCTGATGCTTCTTCCCGATGCTATCGTGTCGGCGTATTACCAGCGGATCGCCAGCGCAAAGTTCGATTCGACCAACGGCGGCTTCGTGTTCAACTGCGGGGACCAGATCCCCTCCTTCACGGTCGACCTTGGGACTTACAAGGCCGTTGTCCCCGGGGAATTTATGAAGTTTGCGCCGGTGGACGGGGAGACCATtgagacgtcgacgacgtgcttTGGCGGGATCCAgagcgccgcggcgctgcCGTTTGCAATCTACGGGGATGTGTTTCTCAAGTCACAATACGTCGTATTCCACGGGGGGAACAGCCAGCTTGGGTTTGCGAATAAACCTTTGTGA
- a CDS encoding Putative S-adenosyl-L-methionine-dependent methyltransferase superfamily, whose product MADQKQDNWSSEAYQHSASFVPKLATKVVQWLDVQKDDVILDIGCGDGILDVQFGKILAQGSGSLHGIDASPAMISAAKRAVEAAGLSNCEFEVLDATRIATSQTPTLHAPTFTKAFSNAALHWILRPPGSHVPVFTAIRDALQPGGTLALEMGGLGNVAEMRTAIVMAVARRVGLPKAVEADPWFFPDEAWLTDVLEREVGGWKVERVEREWRPTTADRGGVEGWVRLMGKVLLDAVPEEGGQREEAVREVVDVLSHVCKIPGDGEMISYVRLRCLARKL is encoded by the exons ATGGCCGACCAGAAACAAGACAACTGGTCATCCGAG GCATACCAGCACTCGGCCTCGTTTGTGCCCAAGCTGGCCACCAAGGTGGTGCAGTGGCTCGACGTCCAGAAGGACGATGTCATCCTCGACATTGGCTGTGGCG ACGGAATCCTCGACGTGCAATTCGGAAAGATTCTTGCGCAAGGGAGCGGCTCGCTGCACGGCATCGACGCCTCGCCGGCCATGATCTCGGCCGCTAAGAGGgcggtcgaggcggcgggtCTGTCGAACTGCGAGTTCGAGG TCCTCGACGCGACCCGCATCGCAACGTCCCAAACGCCCACGCTACACGCCCCGACCTTCACAAAGGCCTTCTCCAACGCGGCGCTACACTGGATCCTCCGGCCGCCCGGGTCACACGTGCCCGTCTTCACGGCCATCCGCGACGCCCTCCAGCCCGGCGGCACCCTCGCGCTGGAGATGGGCGGGCTCGGCAACGTCGCCGAGATGCGGACGGCCATCGTCATGGCCGTCGCCCGGCGCGTCGGCCTccccaaggccgtcgaggcagACCCTTGGTTCTTCCCGGACGAGGCGTGGCTCACGGACGTGCTGGAGCGCGAGGTCGGCGGGTGGAAGGTCGAGAGGGTCGAGAGGGAGtggcggccgacgacggcggacagaggcggcgtcgaaggaTGGGTGCGGCTGATGGGCAAGGTGCTGCTGGACGCGGTGCcggaggaaggggggcagcgcgaggaggccgtccgGGAGGTTGTGGATGTCCTGAGTCACGTTTGCAAAATTCCCGGGGACGGGGAGATGATCAGCTATGTGAGGCTGAGATGCCTGGCGAGGAAGCTGTGA